The following proteins are encoded in a genomic region of Synechococcus sp. ROS8604:
- the recA gene encoding recombinase RecA — protein MPADVKAAQSSQGNPRPGEKDKALDLVLGQIERNFGKGSIMRLGDASRMRVETISTGALTLDLALGGGYPKGRVVEVYGPESSGKTTLTLHAIAEVQKRGGVAAFVDAEHALDPVYAASLGVDIENLLVSQPDTGEMALEIVDQLVRSAAVDIVVVDSVAALTPRAEIEGEMGDLAVGAQARLMSQAMRKITGNIGKSGCTVIFLNQLRLKIGVTYGNPETTTGGNALKFYASVRLDIRRIQTLKRGTEEYGIRAKVKVAKNKVAPPFRIAEFDILFGRGISTLGCVLDLAEETGVVTRKGAWYSYEGDNIGQGRDNTIGWLEQNPDAKEAIEVLVRQKLTEGSEVTANSMRPLAAAARSAAAKPAAKPADTDKKSAVDGAA, from the coding sequence ATGCCAGCCGACGTGAAAGCCGCTCAGTCCTCCCAAGGCAATCCCCGTCCAGGGGAAAAGGACAAGGCCTTGGACCTTGTGCTCGGTCAAATCGAGCGAAATTTTGGGAAGGGTTCGATCATGCGTTTGGGAGATGCCTCCCGAATGCGGGTGGAAACCATCTCCACGGGGGCTCTCACTCTGGATCTAGCCCTTGGTGGTGGGTACCCCAAGGGGCGAGTGGTGGAGGTTTATGGACCTGAAAGTTCAGGAAAAACCACGCTCACGCTTCATGCCATCGCTGAGGTGCAAAAGCGTGGAGGGGTGGCGGCCTTCGTCGATGCTGAGCACGCCCTTGATCCTGTCTATGCGGCTTCTCTCGGCGTTGACATCGAAAATCTGCTGGTCTCCCAGCCGGATACGGGTGAGATGGCGCTTGAGATCGTCGATCAGTTGGTTCGCTCTGCTGCGGTCGACATTGTGGTGGTCGACTCGGTTGCCGCGCTGACACCTCGCGCTGAGATTGAGGGGGAAATGGGGGATTTGGCTGTTGGAGCGCAAGCGCGCCTGATGAGCCAAGCCATGCGCAAGATCACTGGCAACATTGGCAAGTCAGGTTGCACCGTGATCTTCCTGAACCAGCTTCGCTTGAAGATCGGAGTGACCTACGGCAATCCCGAAACCACCACTGGTGGCAATGCACTGAAGTTTTACGCCTCGGTAAGACTTGATATTCGCCGGATCCAAACTCTGAAGCGCGGCACTGAGGAGTACGGCATTCGGGCGAAGGTCAAGGTGGCGAAAAACAAGGTGGCACCTCCGTTTCGCATTGCTGAGTTCGATATTTTGTTTGGGCGTGGGATCAGCACGCTCGGATGTGTTCTCGATTTGGCCGAGGAAACGGGTGTGGTGACGCGCAAAGGGGCCTGGTACAGCTACGAGGGCGACAACATTGGCCAAGGTCGTGACAACACCATCGGCTGGCTCGAGCAAAACCCTGACGCCAAGGAGGCCATCGAAGTGCTTGTGCGTCAGAAGTTGACCGAAGGATCGGAAGTGACGGCGAATTCGATGCGTCCTTTGGCTGCTGCGGCCCGCTCAGCTGCAGCCAAGCCTGCGGCGAAACCGGCTGACACGGATAA